The Kluyveromyces lactis strain NRRL Y-1140 chromosome D complete sequence genome has a window encoding:
- the MRX7 gene encoding Mrx7p (similar to uniprot|P53869 Saccharomyces cerevisiae YNL211C Hypothetical ORF) — MKGAPRSLEEWLFYKLMNSQGFHRFVRRVYYKVNGINPHQMEQTSRTDRLFHPTGLQKFKAYRMLFWDEVRSVVGLPRITDKYLKK; from the coding sequence ATGAAGGGTGCACCTAGGAGTTTGGAAGAATGGCTGTTCTAcaagttgatgaattctCAAGGGTTTCACAGGTTTGTACGAAGAGTTTACTACAAGGTCAACGGTATTAATCCGCATCAGATGGAGCAAACAAGCAGGACTGATCGACTGTTTCACCCGACAGGTTTACAAAAGTTCAAAGCATATCGGATGCTTTTTTGGGATGAGGTTAGATCCGTAGTTGGATTGCCTAGAATTACTGATAAATACttaaaaaaatga
- the VID27 gene encoding Vid27p (some similarities with uniprot|P40157 Saccharomyces cerevisiae YNL212W VID27 Vacuole import and degradation), producing the protein MNFIRTFFDSNSNEELLSISAGQFLLLRSFKSPKSSVEYIFSDAMICVKRRGDYDYILHVERQDVDSEDISDGDSDDLVPDEMSLLSATSKKDDTWAFKIEEDLQFVKSWNAERHSVFIWNNTKGDDGDQFEYIIDDTIPLLEIEKFYKLVKHCTFEAKYRKPSDQATKQELLEFMKPEELDDSPFFSDEYNELRTDSDITANKNVKVRLDSSPRPVLTNEALNKLRSGSNISHDTYRNSDTNAGLSKEVADTYDDVYDDDDDNDAGDDDDEQCYDEDAPFVDAVEYNS; encoded by the coding sequence ATGAACTTTATAAGGACATTTTTCGATAGTAATTCGAATGAGGAATTGTTGAGTATTTCGGCAGGTCAATTTTTATTGCTAcgttctttcaaatctccCAAATCATCGGTCGAGTATATTTTCAGTGATGCGATGATATGTGTGAAACGACGTGGTGATTATGATTATATTTTGCACGTTGAAAGGCAAGATGTCGATAGCGAAGATATCAGTGATGGTGATTCAGATGACCTGGTGCCGGATGAAATGAGCCTTCTTTCAGCGACTTCTAAGAAGGACGATACATGGGCCTTcaagattgaagaagatttacAGTTCGTCAAATCCTGGAATGCTGAGAGGCATTCGGTGTTCATTTGGAACAATACCAAGGGTGATGACGGGGATCAATTCGAATACATTATTGACGATACCATACCGCTCTTAGAAATCGAGAAATTTTATAAGTTGGTCAAGCATTGTACTTTTGAAGCGAAATATAGAAAGCCTAGTGACCAAGCTACTAAACAAGAATTATTAGAATTCATGAAACCAGAAGAGCTTGATGATAGTCCATTTTTTTCCGATGAATATAACGAGCTGCGAACTGATTCTGATATCACGGCTAATAAGAATGTGAAAGTACGATTGGACAGCAGTCCTCGTCCCGTCTTAACCAATGAGGCACTAAACAAACTTCGAAGTGGGAGCAATATTTCCCATGACACATATAGGAATTCTGATACTAACGCTGGACTTAGTAAAGAAGTAGCAGATACTTATGATGATGTTtatgatgacgatgatgacaATGATGCTGGcgacgatgatgacgaGCAATGTTACGATGAAGATGCACCATTTGTAGATGCTGTGGAATATAATTCTTAA
- the RRG9 gene encoding mitochondrial ribosome assembly protein RRG9 (similar to uniprot|P40156 Saccharomyces cerevisiae YNL213C Hypothetical ORF): MFKLCGWLLPRSRTLFELRKAGVMPFHSTALTLSENDKIDSSIKVAEIPKKGKAKRLINTVNRSKDNDGHSTWRDNTALPDWKRQKFALKEKLNGERWNPKKKLSREQMETVRLLKRQFPHMTSGDIAIQMKVSPEVVRRILKSKWEPTEEELEDIQRRWKKRSDRILDLYENGKIDGYTGIIPVTRKVVIGGPNSEHIIHRKKPQQDLGPSNKLHYNKSKHIDRGAVKARNNLHLLLKKKI, translated from the coding sequence ATGTTTAAACTTTGCGGCTGGCTTCTACCAAGGAGTAGGACCTTATTTGAATTAAGGAAAGCAGGTGTGATGCCATTTCATAGTACTGCTTTGACACTGTCCGAAAACGACAAGATTGATTCTTCCATTAAAGTTGCCGAGATACCAAAAAAGGGTAAGGCGAAACGGTTGATTAACACTGTTAATCGTTCGAAAGATAACGACGGTCATAGTACCTGGAGGGACAACACTGCACTTCCCGATTGGAAAAGACAGAAATTCgctttgaaggagaaaCTAAATGGGGAGCGATGGAATcccaagaaaaaattgTCCAGAGAACAGATGGAAACTGTAAGGCTTTTGAAGAGACAGTTCCCTCATATGACGTCTGGGGACATTGCTATTCAAATGAAAGTGTCCCCAGAAGTTGTTAGAAGAATCCTCAAATCTAAGTGGGAACCtactgaagaagagctGGAGGATATACAGAGGAgatggaagaaaagatctgATAGGATCTTGGATTTATATGAGAATGGAAAGATCGATGGATATACGGGAATTATTCCAGTGACAAGAAAAGTTGTTATTGGAGGCCCTAATTCTGAGCATATTATACATAGAAAGAAACCACAACAGGATTTGGGACCTTCAAATAAGCTGCATTACAATAAATCCAAGCATATAGATAGAGGTGCAGTGAAAGCCCGGAATAATTTGCATTTactattgaagaaaaaaatctAA
- the PEX17 gene encoding Pex17p (similar to uniprot|P40155 Saccharomyces cerevisiae YNL214W PEX17 Peroxisomal membrane protein component of the peroxisomal translocation machinery required for peroxisome biogenesis binds Pex14p), which translates to MYYNWPAEKDIMPYKKPSTVKEIELLFYHTGVTVSAIYVFIHLVLSRVLSKNYDQRLELSHDVLMRIRRLVNSLMSRVKSTSVTAVGDNQRSIQETKVYVDRCQQTGEQLESVDENAGWTRINLRLNTLTDVLRIYHTDMRNISDFESLSFKTKLFTDQLKDSSWRNKKQEGYSNIIQSVREMKGWFIHGRIPKD; encoded by the coding sequence ATGTATTATAATTGGCCTGCTGAGAAAGATATAATGCCTTATAAGAAACCAAGTACGGTAAAAGAGATAGAGCTACTTTTCTACCATACAGGGGTTACTGTTAGTGCTATATATGTTTTCATTCACTTAGTTCTCTCAAGAGTACTTTCCAAAAATTATGACCAACGTTTGGAATTGAGCCATGATGTTTTAATGAGAATACGCAGGCTTGTTAACAGTTTAATGTCACGAGTAAAGTCTACCAGTGTGACAGCAGTAGGTGATAATCAACGTTCTAtacaagaaacaaaagtGTATGTTGATCGTTGTCAGCAGACCGGCGAACAACTCGAAAGTGTCGATGAAAATGCGGGCTGGACTCGTATCAACCTGAGGCTTAATACTTTAACGGATGTTCTGCGAATTTACCATACTGACATGCGGAATATTAGTGATTTTGAATCCCTCTCATTTAAGACTAAGCTTTTTACCGATCAATTAAAGGATTCATCCTGGCGAAATAAAAAGCAGGAAGGCTATAGTAATATTATTCAATCAGTCAGGGAGATGAAAGGGTGGTTTATTCATGGTAGAATCCCAAAAGATTAA
- the MFG1 gene encoding Mfg1p (weakly similar to uniprot|Q07684 Saccharomyces cerevisiae YDL233W Hypothetical ORF) — translation MDYQYVPTDIYSGQMPGQMSAGGVPAQSVANGQIPYNFPVGQNSNQNGNLYVMNSSNDDTPAAGPPNSVSASGPIPAQVHGHGQVPGQGQGQTQGPNNSNATNNPSNAPSIATVRTGPSVEAANSNMGGGADFNTGTAATAPYYPMQFNGLYQNQPQAYGMQGPNIQNQGMQPSFPGQLPPGPGPYTQGYFNPQQQGDTGNAADRPSNHGPLPVTPQQSGQQPNLQSSQTLQNQQGIRRQQLQHHVPQQAQGQQSTANVQIQSQQPLASHPHPLSQPQHNSHPHPHNSHQQQQQQQVPPTHPPPHPMHGMAPNLGNAPLIGQNPGASPNPALLGLNRAIPSQISSTYPYPLRKYLSNLAILRAHEIINLLNVSSNKLNDMKYWVKVMSELFTPYGLFRYSRKHQEDIRQFEFTAVVIPSVMRAFGCSGVAKLEIVPHQLRAQVLSNGSIFFECPRCLLTYFFPDGSYMTNFTHFKGVFDINLKIEWLGMFTYGFVPGVEWGSLETKLSDPTVSAEIFGKLSTINGKKKSANDSKNNTGKSGIDSKKDKPIKQEFDEADLDAVRFEAMTKLRSQFKVFQNVSSFGIQEGFMRILQVNDVMSYLKNLRIYQKCSGIKSPVETLSTFVNQERAAPSANLGPTVPNTNAEFSHEQSSKAQPTSTGFASSGSSGSTNTAKRRRVSSALSPLSSSERSSLDEKNGANLKKAKY, via the coding sequence ATGGATTACCAGTACGTTCCTACAGACATTTATAGTGGGCAAATGCCTGGCCAAATGTCTGCCGGCGGCGTTCCTGCACAATCTGTTGCTAATGGACAAATTCCGTATAACTTCCCAGTTGGGCAAAACTCGAACCAAAACGGGAACTTATACGTGATGAATAGTTCAAATGATGATACGCCAGCTGCAGGACCACCTAATTCGGTTTCTGCTTCTGGGCCGATCCCCGCTCAAGTTCATGGCCACGGACAAGTGCCCGGACAAGGTCAAGGCCAAACTCAGGGACCTAATAATTCCAATGCGACTAACAACCCTTCCAATGCTCCTTCCATTGCCACTGTACGAACGGGGCCCTCAGTCGAAGCTGCCAACTCTAATATGGGTGGTGGTGCAGATTTTAATACAGGTACTGCGGCAACCGCGCCATATTACCCGATGCAATTTAATGGACTATATCAGAACCAGCCACAAGCCTACGGTATGCAAGGCCCCAATATTCAGAACCAAGGGATGCAACCATCTTTCCCAGGTCAATTGCCACCGGGTCCGGGTCCGTACACCCAAGGTTACTTTAATCCGCAACAACAGGGAGATACCGGCAATGCAGCAGATAGACCTTCCAATCATGGTCCTTTACCAGTGACACCACAACAGTCTGGTCAGCAGCCAAATTTACAGAGCTCTCAGACACTGCAAAATCAGCAAGGAATACGACGCCAACAACTTCAACACCATGTACCGCAGCAAGCGCAAGGCCAACAATCAACTGCAAATGTTCAGATACAGTCTCAGCAACCTTTGGCATCACATCCGCATCCACTTTCGCAACCTCAGCATAACTCTCATCCTCATCCACACAACTCTCatcagcagcagcagcagcagcaagTGCCTCCTACACATCCACCACCGCACCCAATGCATGGAATGGCTCCAAATTTAGGTAATGCACCATTAATAGGACAAAATCCTGGTGCCAGTCCAAATCCTGCGCTGCTTGGTCTAAATCGTGCGATACCTTCtcagatttcttcaacctATCCCTATCCTCTTAGAAAATATCTTTCTAATTTGGCTATCCTTCGAGCGCATGAGATAATAAATTTGCTCAATGTATCCAGCAATAAGCTAAACGATATGAAATACTGGGTTAAGGTCATGTCCGAACTTTTCACTCCTTATGGACTATTCAGATATTCCAGGAAACATCAAGAGGATATAAGACAATTCGAATTTACTGCAGTTGTGATTCCATCAGTTATGAGAGCTTTTGGTTGTTCAGGAGTAGCTAAGCTTGAAATTGTTCCTCATCAATTGAGGGCCCAGGTACTCAGTAATGGAAGCATTTTTTTCGAATGTCCCAGGTGTTTATTGACATATTTCTTCCCAGACGGAAGTTACATGACAAACTTCACTCATTTCAAAGGtgtttttgatataaaTCTAAAGATAGAGTGGTTAGGTATGTTCACGTATGGTTTTGTTCCCGGTGTTGAATGGGGTTCTTTGGAAACTAAGTTAAGTGACCCTACAGTCAGTGCGGAAATATTTGGCAAACTATCAACGATCAATggcaagaagaagagcGCTAATGACAGTAAAAATAATACAGGTAAATCTGGCATTGATTCGAAAAAGGATAAACCTATTAAACAAGAATTCGACGAAGCAGATCTTGATGCTGTACGGTTTGAAGCAATGACAAAATTGAGGTCGCAATTCaaagttttccaaaacgTTTCAAGTTTTGGCATACAAGAGGGATTCATGCGAATTCTGCAGGTGAATGACGTTATGTCatatttgaaaaacttaagaatctatcaaaaatgCAGTGGTATCAAAAGTCCTGTAGAGACATTATCAACTTTTGTTAATCAGGAAAGAGCAGCACCGAGTGCTAATTTGGGCCCAACTGTTCCTAACACAAATGCTGAGTTTTCTCATGAACAGTCTTCGAAGGCGCAACCCACATCTACTGGTTTTGCTTCTAGCGGATCGAGCGGTTCAACCAATACCGCTAAAAGACGCAGAGTCAGTTCAGCACTATCGCCATTGAGCAGCTCTGAAAGAAGCAGCCtcgatgaaaagaatggtGCAAATCTCAAGAAAGCCAAATACTGA
- the IES2 gene encoding Ies2p (weakly similar to uniprot|P40154 Saccharomyces cerevisiae YNL215W IES2 Protein that associates with the INO80 chromatin remodeling complex under low-salt conditions), with protein sequence MDSELSSVEEFEDSAALVESSDQGLLSDQENGAETQYDEEEDEAEDDEDDYQEDEKEEEEYKPETKRITAKVHKPRKPKRQTTIKKAKDVPIPSRQSSRVRKHVDYDQTINDEEFLDDIAIQEEEEKPGPTKKRKSKIELIEDDQDDDDDDDDDDDDDDLDDHFDDQEDLESTGFGAEDEDDEDNNTVNNDIDTVMNDVDDADDDRADSPSYSNSETPETTVVKNQQRRSQMLENLIGLQAKRHGNRKELTEEEMQLRKAETARKRKNFIEKRLEEEKQDVLNKLLKRRATKTKSDPKSINTPASNGEDEATYSKQRRPYITAGMTRTIINKTGITYSLP encoded by the coding sequence ATGGATAGCGAATTATCATCTGTGGAAGAGTTTGAGGATTCTGCTGCCTTAGTCGAAAGTTCCGATCAGGGATTGCTCTCTGACCAGGAAAATGGTGCAGAAACCCaatatgatgaagaagaggacGAAGcagaagacgatgaagatgattaccaagaagacgaaaaggaagaagaagagtacaAGCCGGAGACAAAACGAATTACAGCAAAAGTACATAAACCGAGGAAACCAAAAAGACAAACCACGATAAAGAAAGCGAAGGATGTCCCAATTCCTAGTCGCCAGTCTTCTCGTGTGAGGAAGCATGTCGATTACGATCAAACTATTAACGATGAGGAATTTTTAGATGATATCGCCATTCAAGAAGAGGAGGAAAAACCTGGCCCaacgaagaaaagaaaatctaAAATTGAACTCATAGAGGATGAtcaagatgatgatgatgatgatgatgatgatgatgatgatgatgaccTTGATGACCATTTTGATGACCAGGAAGATTTAGAAAGCACTGGATTCGGTGCTGAAGAcgaagacgatgaagataATAATACTGTAAACAATGACATCGATACCGTCATGAACGATGTCGATGATGCCGATGATGACAGAGCAGATAGTCCTAGCTATTCGAACTCTGAGACACCTGAGACGACTGTTGTCAAAAACCAACAACGTCGTTCACAAATGCTAGAAAACCTTATTGGACTGCAAGCCAAGAGGCACGGTAACAGAAAGGAGttaacagaagaagaaatgcAGTTGCGAAAGGCTGAGACAGCTCGTAAACGTAAGAATTTCATTGAGAAGAGACTGGAGGAGGAGAAGCAAGATGTTTTAAACAAATTATTGAAGAGACGGGCtacaaaaacaaaatcGGATCCTAAATCAATCAATACTCCCGCATCAAACGGAGAAGACGAAGCCACGTATTCCAAGCAGAGGAGGCCCTATATTACTGCTGGAATGACGAGAACGATCATAAACAAAACAGGGATAACGTACTCACTCCCGTAA
- the GYP7 gene encoding GTPase-activating protein GYP7 (similar to uniprot|P48365 Saccharomyces cerevisiae YDL234C GYP7 GTPase-activating protein for yeast Rab family members including: Ypt7p (most effective) Ypt1p Ypt31p and Ypt32p (in vitro) involved in vesicle mediated protein trafficking), whose translation MSQILFCKSKVFIHPTSNRSDQLPGFLLVIKESQHTQTQDAKLSWIPENDLESSFVKTLLNVESKLLTAHSVRSPHDFTVDSIYSSWSFTISISAIYSIQFKPPHPNGYWFGSCIINCKNGMNEDIPVLFFHDDICTSTIAKRKKMSKEFDPFSNEGDIYWGGDDLRTCLQSLVDLQKVDSSQCIYLVNASLDDLRNFSLNNFQRPQSGSSSKDDGNIWDSLEATRWSIMSKFADATTTASNLFGKLVKKHPIVQMIDKHSDNVYVKQLMKNPRVVEVQDEFDSAKIYLAKWAMGVKQEAERYQKEHYLDDTYKRILRNELGISNDVEISPEELNIAVQRSFPLTKQKWDSLFDSQGRLSITVHEVKDFIFHGGVENDALRSEVWLFLLGVYPWDSSLQERKELKQAMEEDYNANYKSKWIYRDVLDDSEEEEYWKDQVFRISKDVLRNDRDIPLYRHNTKDGKEDGAKNEEAPNKGDQEEEWEIKNPHLQALKNILISYNIYNPNLGYVQGMTDLLSLIYFVLQDEALSFWCFVNFMNRMERNFLRDQSGIRDQMLTLVDLCQFMLPKFAEHLKKCESADLFFCFRMLLVWFKREFEFSDVCKIWEIFWTDYYSSQFQLFFMLAILQKHSDVVVSQLTEFDDVLKYFNDLRNSMDWSDIMIRSELLFIKFQKMIEVLEREEELISKRTTSTGYNGHEIPLTSEAEDPPLHHPSLISENLKELLSKELVIQKEGPRSKDSIK comes from the coding sequence ATGTCGCAGATCCTGTTCTGCAAGAGTAAGGTCTTTATTCACCCCACCTCTAATAGAAGCGACCAATTACCGGGGTTTTTGTTGGTAATAAAAGAAAGTCAACATACTCAAACGCAGGATGCAAAACTCTCATGGATACCAGAGAATGATTTGGAATCCAGCTTTGTGAAAACATTGTTGAATGTGGAATCGAAACTATTAACTGCTCACTCGGTTAGATCGCCTCATGATTTTACTGTTGATTCAATATATTCATCGTGGTCTTTCACTATCAGTATTTCTGCGATATACTCAATACAGTTCAAACCACCACATCCAAATGGGTATTGGTTTGGATCCTGCATCATTAATTGTAAGAATGGTATGAATGAAGATATCCCTGTCTTATTCTTCCATGACGACATATGTACATCAACAATCGcgaaaagaaagaaaatgagTAAAGAATTCGATCCATTTTCCAATGAAGGGGACATTTATTGGGGCGGTGATGATTTGAGAACTTGCTTACAATCTTTGGTTGATTTACAAAAAGTAGATTCATCACAATGCATATATCTCGTCAATGCATCTCTAGACGATTTGCGCAATTTTTCgttgaacaatttccaaaGACCTCAATCCGGttcatcttccaaagatGATGGTAATATATGGGACAGCCTTGAAGCAACGAGATGGTCAATTATGTCCAAATTTGCGGACGCAACAACGACGGCATCTAATCTATTCGGAAAACTAGTAAAGAAACATCCAATAGTTCAAATGATTGACAAGCACAGTGACAATGTGTACGTtaaacaattgatgaaaaatcCAAGGGTCGTAGAAGTCcaagatgaatttgatagtGCCAAAATATATCTAGCAAAATGGGCAATGGGTGTGAAACAAGAGGCTGAGCGTTATCAAAAGGAACACTATTTGGATGACACGTATAAGAGAATTTTGAGAAATGAATTAGGAATTTCAAACGATGTGGAAATATCACCCGAGGAATTGAATATAGCTGTACAGAGGTCATTTCCCTTAACGAAGCAGAAATGGGACTCTTTGTTTGACTCGCAAGGTAGGCTTTCTATAACTGTGCATGAGGTCAAAGATTTTATCTTCCATGGCGGGGTCGAAAATGACGCATTGAGAAGCGAAGTGTGGCTATTTCTTTTGGGAGTTTATCCTTGGGACTCTTCTTTACAAGAGCGTAAAGAGCTAAAGCAGGCCATGGAGGAGGATTACAATGCAAATTACAAGTCGAAATGGATTTACAGAGATGTGCTTGAtgattcagaagaagaagaatattgGAAAGACCAAGTATTCCGAATTTCGAAAGATGTGCTTAGAAATGATCGTGATATTCCTCTATATAGGCACAATACTAAAGATGGAAAGGAAGATGGTGctaaaaatgaagaagCACCAAATAAAGGAGACCAGGAAGAAGAGTGGGAAATCAAAAACCCTCATCTCCAAGCCTTGAAAAATATTCTCATTAGCTACAATATCTACAATCCAAATCTTGGATATGTTCAGGGAATGACCGATTTACTCTCTCTGATATACTTTGTACTTCAAGATGAGGCACTTTCCTTCTGGTGTTTTGTCAATTTCATGAATAGgatggaaagaaattttttGAGAGATCAATCTGGTATCAGAGATCAAATGCTAACTCTTGTTGACCTTTGTCAGTTTATGTTACCAAAGTTTGCGgaacatttgaaaaagtGCGAATCAGCTGATCtatttttctgtttcagAATGTTACTCGTATGGTTCAAAAGAGAGTTTGAGTTTAGTGATGTTTGTAAAATATGGGAAATATTTTGGACTGATTATTACAGTTCACAGTTCCAACTTTTCTTCATGTTGGCAATATTACAAAAACACAGCGATGTCGTCGTTTCTCAATTAACAGAGTTTGACGACGTGTTaaaatatttcaatgatttgaGAAACAGCATGGATTGGTCTGATATCATGATAAGAAGCGAACTTCTTTTTATAAAGTTTCAGAAAATGATTGAAGTTC